A window from Solea senegalensis isolate Sse05_10M linkage group LG15, IFAPA_SoseM_1, whole genome shotgun sequence encodes these proteins:
- the b3gnt2b gene encoding N-acetyllactosaminide beta-1,3-N-acetylglucosaminyltransferase 2: MAMARKRMKLAVTVVMVNLFVFILIFRHSSQKKNGRHKVLIPTAPFWTKLAPVAAYWNRQQQIVDFHNNPVLAFNYSTSDLPEWLSETGLSNPCEPNVRVTTQVKDYNSLPDRFKDFLLYMHCRSYPIVLDQPDICKEPPFLLLAIKSQVSHFDRRQAIRQSWGQAGVIANQTVVTVFLLGSATTWDYHPDLSESLHDESARHRDLIQWDYRDSFFNLTVKEVLFLDWIQSRCPDAHFIFKGDDDVFVNTYHILDFLKGLSEPKARDLFVGDVITDAGPHRDKKVKYFIPESLYVGKYPPYAGGGGYLYSGNLAARLQGVSHRVPLYPIDDVYTGMCLKKLGLGPEKHKGFRTFDIEEKYRSNPCAYKSLILVHSRSPQQMIQIWSWLSSADLNCQ; the protein is encoded by the coding sequence ATGGCGATGGCGCGGAAGAGGATGAAGCTTGCGGTGACAGTGGTGATGGTCAAcctctttgttttcatcctCATTTTTCGACACAGCAGTCAAAAGAAAAACGGACGTCACAAGGTGCTAATCCCCACCGCCCCCTTCTGGACCAAATTGGCTCCCGTCGCAGCCTACTGGAACCGCCAGCAGCAGATTGTGGACTTTCACAACAATCCAGTCTTGGCTTTCAACTACAGCACCTCGGACCTGCCCGAGTGGCTGTCTGAGACCGGCTTGTCCAACCCCTGCGAGCCGAATGTCAGGGTTACCACTCAGGTGAAAGACTACAATTCCCTCCCAGACCGCTTCAAGGACTTTCTACTCTACATGCACTGTCGTTCCTATCCAATCGTGCTGGACCAGCCTGATATCTGTAAGGAGCCACCGTTCCTACTCTTAGCTATCAAATCACAGGTTTCGCACTTTGACCGCCGCCAGGCTATCCGTCAGTCGTGGGGCCAGGCCGGTGTTATAGCCAATCAGACGGTAGTTACGGTCTTCCTTCTAGGCAGTGCCACAACCTGGGATTACCACCCAGATCTGTCCGAGAGTCTGCACGATGAGAGCGCCCGCCACCGAGACCTCATCCAGTGGGATTACCGGGATTCGTTCTTCAACTTGACTGTAAAAGAGGTTCTCTTCCTGGATTGGATCCAGAGTCGCTGCCCGGATGCCCACTTCATCTTCAAAGGCGACGACGACGTGTTTGTCAACACCTACCACATCCTGGATTTCCTCAAGGGCCTCTCGGAGCCCAAAGCACGGGACCTGTTTGTCGGTGACGTGATCACGGACGCAGGGCCGCACAGAGACAAGAAGGTCAAGTACTTTATCCCAGAGAGCTTGTACGTCGGGAAGTACCCCCCATACGCAGGAGGCGGAGGGTACCTTTACTCTGGTAACCTGGCAGCTCGTCTGCAGGGTGTGTCACACCGTGTTCCGCTCTACCCAATAGACGATGTATACACAGGTATGTGTCTGAAGAAGCTAGGACTGGgcccagagaaacacaaaggcTTCAGAACATTTGACATAGAGGAGAAGTACAGGTCCAACCCCTGCGCCTATAAGAGCTTAATTCTTGTGCACTCAAGGAGCCCGCAGCAAATGATCCAGATCTGGTCCTGGCTCAGTAGCGCTGACCTGAACTGCCAGTGA